GTGGTGCACCAGGTCGCCGTGCGGGTCGCCGGGCACCGGCCGGCGCCGGCGGTGGGTGTTCAGGTGGGCCCGACGCAGGATGGTGAGCAGCCAGGCCCGGGGGTGGGCGCCGTCGAACCGTTCGATGCTGCGGTAGGCCCGGATCAGCGTCTCCTGCACGAGGTCCTCGGCGTCGGCGCGGTTCGCGGTGAGTCCCGTCGCCACCCGCAGCATCACCGGGATCTCGGGCTCGACGTACCGCGTGAAGGCGCGGCCGCGCTCTGCGTCGGTGGCCGCTGATCCGTCCTGCACGGGTCCAGCATGCGTCACCGGTGCTCCTCGACCGGCTCGACCAGCA
The Aeromicrobium marinum DSM 15272 genome window above contains:
- a CDS encoding RNA polymerase sigma factor — encoded protein: MQDGSAATDAERGRAFTRYVEPEIPVMLRVATGLTANRADAEDLVQETLIRAYRSIERFDGAHPRAWLLTILRRAHLNTHRRRRPVPGDPHGDLVHHRPAFGAATAADPADEIADGTVDADLARALAGLDARFRDVVVMVDLHQLSYAEAAEALGVPVGTVMSRLSRARRRLRDQLPHLSPRRRPS